The Mus pahari unplaced genomic scaffold, PAHARI_EIJ_v1.1 scaffold_15270_1, whole genome shotgun sequence DNA segment GACAGTCAGTGCCTAGACACAATCTCCTGAGGGAGATGCTCAATCTAAGTGATGTTAAGTTAGGCTCAACTGCCTCTGCCTAGATGAGGCctagcgggggagggggggggtgaaGTGAGAACAAAAAACTGCTGCATGGTCCAGGCAGAAAGTAATGGAAATTTCCAAGAATTCAGTGTCTTCAGCAGTCAATCAGTTCAAAATGAGGTTGAGGAGAAGAAAGTTTATGAATTTGCATTTACTTTTGGTGGGAACAGGCTCTTTTCATCAGGGTATGTTCTTAGATCCTATCCCTTCTGATGCAGAGTTAACCCGGCCACAGGCTACCATGGCCTACCCAGACTCCTTTGTGCCCTAACATCACTAGTATGCCAGCAGACACTGCGAGTTCTCTTCTCACTGCACtttgaaggggctggtcctgtgggaccagatggtgaaaggctgTCTCTGATGAGAAAGGTACCAGGAGGAGGATGGTAATAAAGGTCTGGTTAGGGCACAGTCTGATACAGATGCTGCTTTTATCTCAGGCCTCCCTATCACCATGATACCTGTATAATAATTTCCTCTGCTATAAAACCTCTATCTTGCAGGGAAGCTTATTAAGACACGTGATGTTAAAAAGATGGGTGAAAATTCCATCCTGCAAGGAAGCTTTTTAAAATCAGGTAAATAACTCAAAAGACTTTACGATGTCCCTGAAACTGCCTAGCCCCACTTCTCCCTCAAGCATACATAAGCTGTAAAGACTGATCAGAGAGTATCTCAAATAAGCTGAGCCACAATGAAGAGTCTCAGACTAGCTGAGCCACATAAATGAAGAAGAGATCAGCCAAGTTCCTTGAAAGAAGCTCAGACCACCTTGACCTGAAAGAGACATTTCCTAGCTTATTAAGCTGGCTGCAAGTTGAGAAGTTCACTTCAGATTTCCAGACTTGCTACCAatgctttggtgatgcagctgactttgagtcatttctgctcctgtaactaACCCCCAATAAATTAACTTGTTGTTTCACCAAGTTGGATTTTTGTAGTGATCTTACCCAGATCTTTTTTCATTCCCTATATGTGATAGAAGATGTTGATTCACATGTCCCCAGTAATAGTGTCACACAATACCTAAATACTCTAGAGCTGCACTCAGGTTTCTGCCCCAAATTTGGCACCACCAAAGTCTGAGCTTTTGTCAACCCCCAATTTGCTGTTTTTCTAGTTTCCCTGGCTGTATTCTTCCAAGACTGCCCTATGTAGTTGATAACAACACCAAACATCTCCCCACTTACATGACTATACTGAATAGGGTACACATAAAGAAATCTTCCTCCTAGCCCTCTGTTGTGGGCCTGAGGCATCTATCCAGCTTTGACTCGACCAATGGAACAGAGCATCTTCGAGGATGTTCACACACACCCAGCAAAGGATGTCTTACAGGTACAAGTTCACCCTGCCCTCTGGACTCTGATAGGGTATCTCCACTCATGGCAAGAATATAAGGTACCTTTGAGTATGGTGGGGGGGGCTAAATTGAGACTTCTACCACTTAGGTCCCAAAAGGTCAGTGGTTAACTCTGGCTTCAAGACCTAGCAGAGTATCCTTGTCTTATATTTCCAACTGCTGcagtagcagcagtagcagcTGTAGCAGCCCAGCCGCCTCTGCCACAGCAGCATCTTGGTCATCAGCTTGCAACGTCGTTACTCACACTTCTTCCACACCCTAAGAGGAACCCAGAGCCCCTCCAAGCAGGAAACAGTCCCCCAGCGCGGGAAACACAGAGAAGCTCTACCCCTCAAAGCACTTGTGGCTTTGCTGAGCATGCAAATACATCTCTTCCATATGACAAGGGCAAGGTTTTGTCCTTGACTCCAAGCAGAGGCTGCTGCTGTAACAGATAGTTTCTATATGCCCACCCTGCTTGTTAGAACACAGAAATCGAGGGCCATGATAAGCTTGCCCTTTCAATCACACTAATCAGTGTCACTAGGCAATGCCAGATGAAGAGAATTTTAATTGTTTGTGAGGATGTCATGAGTCATTGCAGAAACGTTTGGGTGGAGCAGTAGGTCAGAACCAATATAGCAGAGTCTTAACGTGTCAGGGTGTTAGGGATGCTGGTCAGTCAACTTGCACAGGGTCTCTGAATACCTGCCTGCCTGAGCTTCCCAAAGCCTCAAGTTTGTTAGGATCAGTGCCATTCGTGGGCGGAGCAGCCTGGAGGACGCCTATATTGAAGGGTCCCATATAAGTCTCTATTCAACCTATACAAGTCCCCTGAGAAGGAGCTGTGTGAAACAGCTGTACTCTTCTGGCTCTCAGAGATGctgagctcccctcccccacccttcccccGCCCTCCCCACAGGATCTGGACAGAACACTAGGTTAAAGGGAACCAACCCTCGCGAGATCTTGTTTGCTCATGCGCAGTGGGTCTCACGCGCTGTTCGGTGTATAAACCCTCTGCCTGCGCTTGGCACAGGAACATCCTTTTCTTAGTCGAATTGAGAGAGTGGTACGGTTGTGTTAGTGACTGGATTGGGGCGCTGAGGGAAAAGCCAGAGTAGTCATGCAGGACCCTGTTGAGGGCTTAGATGGGAGAGCAGGGGTTGAAGAAGGTGAGGATAGCCAACAGAGGCCTCAAGCTCCCGATGCCCAGGCTAGCTCTCAAAATTCGGCAACTGAAGGTGACCATGGCAACGTCCCTCAGAGTTGCCCACAAGATTCTGGGAGACCAGCTGCTCCTGGGACCCCGGCTGCTCCTGGAAGTCAGGCTGTTCCAGGCAGTCCCAGCCCAGGGAGTGCTGTAGGGtctggagcagcagctgaagaGGCAGCTGTCATTCTTCACAGTGAGCAGGCGACACTTGTCCCTGGGCCCAGCGGAGATACTGCATCAACTGGAAATCGACTCCTGGAGTTGCATCCTTTCCTAGGAGACCATGGCAGGGCCTATGGGAAGATAAGGAGGCTAAAACTTCCATGGAAGGCTTTCAGTGCACAGCTGACTAGGGATAGGACAGACATGTGCAGTGTGGGTAGTCGTAACAGGACAAGGAGACTGTGTAGAACAAGATGAGAACCACTGGGGAGGTAGGAGATGACTGGGCTTGGGTTGCAGGAGGGTTCTTTGCCAGGCAGGCCTAGTAGGTATATCCAGGCAAAGGTATAGTATGCAGTGGATGGTGCCTTAACATTATCTCCTCCCAGCTCTGTAACAGTGCCTTTCAGGACTGCAGTGGAGGCAGACATGGCCCGCAGATCCCTGGTCGCCAATGCCCGTCGCCAGCAAGTGACGGTTCAGCGGGAGTTCACAGTGAATGACAGTATCCTGGCCGTGTCAGTATTCCAAAAGCCTGGAGGGGTGGCATCAAGGTTGGGAGGCAGTGTGCACTCTAGTGGTACCCTAAGGGAGACACTGGAGGGATTATAAGTAAGCAGGAAGACATTGGGGTGGCAGACCTGAACAGATCCCTCATCGTTTCCCTGACGGTGTCTCTTCTCTCTCAATTTTAGTAGATGGACTACTGAAGACCCTGTCCTCTTCCGAATTTCCATCAACACTTTCCTTGACCAGCTCTCCCTGGTGATGAGAAACATTCAGCGCCTGGAGTTTGTGGCTGTTGTCAAACGAGGACGAGGAAGAAGTCGTGAACCCTAACATGTTA contains these protein-coding regions:
- the LOC110315246 gene encoding EKC/KEOPS complex subunit LAGE3-like; this encodes MQDPVEGLDGRAGVEEGEDSQQRPQAPDAQASSQNSATEGDHGNVPQSCPQDSGRPAAPGTPAAPGSQAVPGSPSPGSAVGSGAAAEEAAVILHSEQATLVPGPSGDTASTGNRLLEFSVTVPFRTAVEADMARRSLVANARRQQVTVQREFTVNDSILAVRWTTEDPVLFRISINTFLDQLSLVMRNIQRLEFVAVVKRGRGRSREP